ATTTCAAGGTGAAGTTCACCCATTCCGGCAACGGTTGTCTGACCTGTTTCTTCGTCAGTAGTAACCTGGAACGTAGGATCTTCTTCCGCAAGTTTAACTAGTCCTGTCGTCAGTTTTTCGGCATCAGCCTTAGACTTAGGTTCAATAGCCAGTTTAATTACAGGCTCAGGGAATGTAATTTGTTCGAGAACAATCGGATTGTCCACATCACAGAATGTATCACCGGTATTCACCTTTTTAACACCTACAGCAGCAGCAATATCTCCTGCTCGTACAATGTCAATATCTTTCTTATCGTTGGCGTGCATCTCAAGGATTCGGCCAACTCGCTCACGATCACCTGTTGTTGAGTTCAAAATATATGAACCCTTCTCAAGCTGACCGGAATAAACGCGGAAGAATGTCAATTTACCGACGTATGGGTCAGTAGCAATCTTAAATGCGAGAGCAGAAAATGGCTCATCAACACTAGGATTACGTTTCATCTTCTTGGTTTCATCCTTTGGATCAACTCCATCTACCGCCTCTACATCGAGCGGGCTTGGCAGATATTCAATCACTTTATCGAGCAGCACCTGAACACCTTTATTCTTCAGAGCTGTTCCACAAAGTACCGGAGTAATATCGCGTGCCAGAGTAGCTTTTCTGATCGCGCTATTAATTTCTTCTTCTGAAATCTCTTCTTCCATCAGATACTTTTCCATCAACTCATCATCATGATCAGCAATGTTTTCAAGCATCAACTTACGGAATTCATCTGCTTTAGATTTCAGATCTTCAGGTATTTCAACCACATCATATTTAGCACCCAAAGACTCATCATCCCATACAATAGCCTGCATGTTAATTAGATCTACAACACCTTTAAAGCCCTCTTCAGCTCCAATTGGAATCTGAATTGGGATAGGGTTTGCCTTTAATTTTTCACGCATCTGCTCAATCACGTTATAAAAATCTGCACCTGTACGGTCCATCTTATTTACAAACGCCATTCGAGGAACTTTATACTTGTTAGCCTGACGCCATACAGTTTCTGACTGCGGCTGAACAGCACCTACTGAACAGAAAACCCCAATCGCACCATCTAATACACGAAGAGATCGCTCTACCTCTACGGTAAAATCAACGTGACCGGGAGTATCAATAATGTTAATACGATGATCTTTCCAGATACAATGCGTAGCAGCAGATGTAATGGTAATACCTCTCTCCTGCTCCTGCTCCATCCAGTCCATTGTAGCAGCACCATCATGAGTTTCACCCAATCGGTGACTTCTACCGGTGTAAAACAGAATACGCTCTGTTACAGTAGTTTTACCGGCATCAATGTGTGCCATAATACCGATGTTTCGCGTCCTGCGAATTCGGTCAATAATTTTCGGATCAGCTTTTGTCGTTGCTTCAGACATGAAATTGTGTGTTTAAATACTAAATTTTTTAGAATCGGAAATGAGCAAATGCTTTATTCGCTTCTGCCATTCGATGTGTTTCATCTTTCTTACGAACCGCACCACCTTCATTCTTTGATGCGTCAATTAATTCACGGCTTAATCGAATCGCCATAGACTTATCATTTCTCTGTCTTGACGCACGAATCAACCATCTCATACCAAGAGCTGTGCCTCTTTCTGAGCGCACTTCCATTGGCACCTGGTAAGTCGCACCACCTACACGGCGACTTTTCACCTCAACAACCGGCGATGCATTAGAGAGAGCCGTTCTAAAAACTTCAATTGGCTCTTCACCGGTTTTTTCTTCAATAATTTCAAATGCTTGATATAATATCTTTCTTGCAACGCCCTTTTTGCCGTCACGCATCAAGCTGTTCACAAACCGGGTGACTAACTTATCATTAAATATCGGATCCGGTTGTACTTCTCTTTTTTCTGCTGTTTTTCTGCGCATAATCTCTAAAGATTAAAAGTCCCTGTGTTAACCTTTTGGTTTCTTTGTTCCGTAATGGCTTCTTCCCTGCTTACGATCATCCACTCCGGCTGTATCCAGCGTTCCACGAACAATGTGATACCGAACGCCCGGAAGATCTTTCACTCGTCCGCCGCGAATCAACACAATACTGTGTTCCTGCAGATTATGGCCTTCACCAGGGATGTAAGCTGTAACTTCATAGCCATTTGTTAACCGAACTCTTGCTACCTTACGCAGAGCTGAGTTTGGCTTCTTAGGTGTTGTTGTATAAACACGGGTGCAAACACCACGTCTTTGTGGACAGTTTTGCAGTGCCGGTGAGGTTGTTTTCTTCACTTTGCTGCTTCTGCCGTTTCTAATAAGTTGTTGTATTGTAGGCACGGGTTTTACCTGTTTGGTTTCGTAAAATCAAGAGCTGATAAAGATAGCAATTTAACTACGGCATATGCAAAATATTTATCCAAAATTTTTCCTTTTTGTTTCGAAAATCCTATATAGTGTACAAAACTGATCAAAAACGGCTGATTCACCCAAAATATATAGATAAATTGTTATATAACATTATATCAATTTGAAATTACTAGATCTCCATAATCTTAGCCAAAAAAGGCTCGCTGCGCTACAGTCTGCCGGAATCCATCACCCCGAAGACCTCCTGATGTTTTTCCCACGCAGATATATTGATAAATCCAATTTTAAACCGATTGGATTTTTGAGTGAAACCGGTGAACCTGTTTCTGTAGCTGGTAAAGTTCAATCCGTAAATGTTACCGGCTACAAAAATAAACGGCGGCTTGATGTGATTATTCGTGATGAATCGGGTTCGATGAAAGCTGTCTACTTTAAAGGGTGGAAATATTTTATCAATCGGTTTAAAAAAGGCAGCTGGGTTGCCCTTTATGGTACTGTAAAACAGTATGGCCGATATATGAGCATGGCACATCCCGAAGTGGATGAAATATCCGGGCCAGATGATGTGGAAAAGTTTCAATCCCTGATCCCCATCTATCCGAGTAATAAGCATTTTTCAAAAGCATATATTACCAATCAGCTGGTTACCGATTGGGTACAACAAATTTTATCAAGTACCACTGTACCGGAGTTTCTACCCAATCAAATCCTGGAGCGGCACAAATTTCCTATCAGAGATAAAGCTCTTCACTATATCCATCAACCTGAAAACATCAATCAGTCTGATCGGGCGTTAGAACGCTTTAAATATGAGGAGTTTTTTCTGTTTGAACTGAGTATGGCCAAAATCAAAAACATTCGCATATCAAGAGCAGAAGGTAAAATTTTAAAGCCCGGAGAACTCACTAAAAATTTCTTTAACAATCAGCTTCCGTTTAAGCTGACCGAGGGGCAAAAGAATTCCTTGAAAGATATCCGTGTAGACCTTCAGTCGGGAAAGCAGATGAATCGGCTAATCCAGGGTGATGTTGGCGCCGGAAAAACAGTTGTGGCAATCGGCTCCATGCTTATGGCCGTGGATAACGGTATGCAGGCGGCACTCATGGCCCCAACCGAAATACTTGCCGAGCAGCACTACCACACCATCAAAGAGTATCTGGAGCCTCTGGGTATTAATCACAGGTTGATTACCGGCAGCCAGTCTGCCCCCCTTCGCAGAGATATTTTAAGTGATATTGCCGGCGGAACTTGCCAGATTGCTGTAGGAACACACGCTATTTTTCAGGATAAGGTTGAGTTTAACCGCCTTGGGCTGGTAGTGATCGATGAACAGCACAGATTTGGAGTAAAACAGAGAAATGAGCTGCTTCTGAAGGGAAACAATCCTCACCTGCTTGTGATGTCGGCCACACCCATACCTCGCTCACTGGCTATGACCATCTATAGTGATCTTGATATCTCAATCATTGAGGGCTTACCCGGTGGACGCAAACCGATCAAAACAGCTGTAAGAACAGATAAGGAGCGCCCGGGGGTTTACAATTTTCTCGAAGAAAGCATCAAGAAAGGAGATCAGGCGTACATTGTCTACCCGCTGATTGAAGAGTCTGAAGCGATGGACTTGAAAGATGCCACCATGGGTTTTGAAAAGCTAAAGCGGCGATTTCCCGATTTCCGGATCGGTCTGCTTCACGGAAGGTTGAAACCTGAGGAGAAGGATGGCATCATGAAACGTTTTTCCGAAGGTGAAATAGATATACTCGTCTCCACAACAGTAATTGAAGTGGGAGTAGACGTACCGAATGCATCCATCATGATTATAGAACATGCCGAGCGATTTGGGCTTTCTCAGCTTCACCAGCTTAGGGGACGAATTGGCCGTGGCAGAAAACAGAGTTACTGCATTTTGATGCCCGGACAGAAACTGAGCAAAGACGGACGCTATCGCCTGAAGATGATGATCGACACCACCGACGGATTTAAAATTGCGGAGGCAGACTTAAAACTTCGTGGCCCCGGAGACTTTCTCGGCACGAAGCAGAGTGGACTCCCTGAATTTAAATACGGGGATATTCTGGAAGATCGAATCACATTGGAGCAGGCTAAAAATGATGCGTGGCAAATTGTTCGAACAGACAACGAACTTTCCAAACCTGAACACAAGTCCCTGAAGAAAGTATTCGAGCCCTACTTTAAGACAAAAGCTGAGTTTTTTGGGATTGGGTAGAAAGAGCGCAAAGATCCATTACCCACAAATTTTGCCACAGAAGCACGGAACGTTTCATAATTTTCAGTGCACTTCCGTGATTCCGTGGCAATTATTCATCTGCCAATTTTAAAACCTTTTTATACTGCTCTTCAGTCACCTCGGTTATAGAAAGTCTGTTCCGTTTAAAAAGCTGCATTTCTAAAAGATCTTCATGCTCCTTAAGCTCATCACGCGTGACAGGTTTCTCAAATTTTTGAATAAATTTCACATCAATCAGCTGCCATCGCGGATCACTCTCACTGCTTTTTGGGTCGAAGTATTTGCTATCCGGATCAAACTGGAGCGGGTCGGGATATGGCTCTGTGCAAACTTCCATCTC
This portion of the Rhodohalobacter barkolensis genome encodes:
- a CDS encoding EVE domain-containing protein; protein product: MSKKQYWLMKSEPDAYSIDDLKRDGQIRWSGVRNYEARNIMRDKMNIGDRAFFYHSNVKPPVIAGEMEVCTEPYPDPLQFDPDSKYFDPKSSESDPRWQLIDVKFIQKFEKPVTRDELKEHEDLLEMQLFKRNRLSITEVTEEQYKKVLKLADE
- the recG gene encoding ATP-dependent DNA helicase RecG — translated: MKLLDLHNLSQKRLAALQSAGIHHPEDLLMFFPRRYIDKSNFKPIGFLSETGEPVSVAGKVQSVNVTGYKNKRRLDVIIRDESGSMKAVYFKGWKYFINRFKKGSWVALYGTVKQYGRYMSMAHPEVDEISGPDDVEKFQSLIPIYPSNKHFSKAYITNQLVTDWVQQILSSTTVPEFLPNQILERHKFPIRDKALHYIHQPENINQSDRALERFKYEEFFLFELSMAKIKNIRISRAEGKILKPGELTKNFFNNQLPFKLTEGQKNSLKDIRVDLQSGKQMNRLIQGDVGAGKTVVAIGSMLMAVDNGMQAALMAPTEILAEQHYHTIKEYLEPLGINHRLITGSQSAPLRRDILSDIAGGTCQIAVGTHAIFQDKVEFNRLGLVVIDEQHRFGVKQRNELLLKGNNPHLLVMSATPIPRSLAMTIYSDLDISIIEGLPGGRKPIKTAVRTDKERPGVYNFLEESIKKGDQAYIVYPLIEESEAMDLKDATMGFEKLKRRFPDFRIGLLHGRLKPEEKDGIMKRFSEGEIDILVSTTVIEVGVDVPNASIMIIEHAERFGLSQLHQLRGRIGRGRKQSYCILMPGQKLSKDGRYRLKMMIDTTDGFKIAEADLKLRGPGDFLGTKQSGLPEFKYGDILEDRITLEQAKNDAWQIVRTDNELSKPEHKSLKKVFEPYFKTKAEFFGIG
- the rpsG gene encoding 30S ribosomal protein S7, giving the protein MMRRKTAEKREVQPDPIFNDKLVTRFVNSLMRDGKKGVARKILYQAFEIIEEKTGEEPIEVFRTALSNASPVVEVKSRRVGGATYQVPMEVRSERGTALGMRWLIRASRQRNDKSMAIRLSRELIDASKNEGGAVRKKDETHRMAEANKAFAHFRF
- the rpsL gene encoding 30S ribosomal protein S12, which encodes MPTIQQLIRNGRSSKVKKTTSPALQNCPQRRGVCTRVYTTTPKKPNSALRKVARVRLTNGYEVTAYIPGEGHNLQEHSIVLIRGGRVKDLPGVRYHIVRGTLDTAGVDDRKQGRSHYGTKKPKG
- the fusA gene encoding elongation factor G, with amino-acid sequence MSEATTKADPKIIDRIRRTRNIGIMAHIDAGKTTVTERILFYTGRSHRLGETHDGAATMDWMEQEQERGITITSAATHCIWKDHRINIIDTPGHVDFTVEVERSLRVLDGAIGVFCSVGAVQPQSETVWRQANKYKVPRMAFVNKMDRTGADFYNVIEQMREKLKANPIPIQIPIGAEEGFKGVVDLINMQAIVWDDESLGAKYDVVEIPEDLKSKADEFRKLMLENIADHDDELMEKYLMEEEISEEEINSAIRKATLARDITPVLCGTALKNKGVQVLLDKVIEYLPSPLDVEAVDGVDPKDETKKMKRNPSVDEPFSALAFKIATDPYVGKLTFFRVYSGQLEKGSYILNSTTGDRERVGRILEMHANDKKDIDIVRAGDIAAAVGVKKVNTGDTFCDVDNPIVLEQITFPEPVIKLAIEPKSKADAEKLTTGLVKLAEEDPTFQVTTDEETGQTTVAGMGELHLEIIVDRLRREFKVEANVGQPQVSYRETISKPFEHREVYKKQTGGRGKFADISFEIGPMEHFEQYADDDKNVSVDEDFKFVNEIVGGNIPREFIPSVEKGFRQAMKNGIQANYPAQKIGVRLFDGSYHDVDSDQVSFELCAKLAFRNSAKKAGPQLLEPVMAVEITTPEEFMGDVIGDVNGRRGIIQKMDNNVEGSVVKAKVPLSEMFGYSTDLRSLTQGRAAYSMEFSEYVAVPDSKAQEIIEQQA